One part of the Algibacter sp. L1A34 genome encodes these proteins:
- a CDS encoding histidine kinase — MMKTFFKHISILSFVLFGSLVLAQSSNTLNTQGSRFTVRGSVIESETRKPIADVNIEVNGGGYATTDIMGDFRIEVREGDELTIRHKDFETVYYTIKSNERIEVQVETNKEDRVLSKYSKRSRSNPESFKSLIDSADNYLKKDARKSIQFISEALAETNSSKDNSIAYEALGDVYFYWKQYDLAVSDYRISLQSTETNEVSLKLANAYKLNKNYQESIQTYNELDKKELTNWQLVSLYEGLGDVYLLTKDFNKSIENYKEGLYVAQSHLIKPKETDLNSKIAKAYSAKGDSEKAKGFFYKSLDLANSENKKRAVSEKLKVADFQNDISDYSEEIQLRKEALSTINEIEVDSVFDNESPLTPQKQNYKIGNAYASQGDVGNAISYLERSIEEAESKEDLIVRKDATRKLSEVYETAEDYEKSLKAFQNYVDLVDQVYAKKEQQISQAARFSKELASKQNRITSLESDRELSESKYQLSTEQTKRQKLIIYSLIGGLVLLLLAAFLMFKYIKQQRLANNLLALKSLRSQMNPHFIFNALNSVNSFIASNDERTANKYLTDFSLLMRAVLENSEQDFIPLEKEIKLLELYTKLEHFRFKDKFDYTIKVDENINVNDFVIPPMLLQPYIENAVWHGLRYKKTKGNLEIAIAQSNPDEITISITDDGIGREKSKALKTEHQQKQNSKGMGNIKKRVSILNAMYKDKVDVLVSDFQDEEDAGTKVVVTLKKD, encoded by the coding sequence ATGATGAAGACTTTTTTTAAACATATATCCATTTTAAGCTTTGTTCTGTTCGGCTCGCTAGTTTTGGCGCAGAGTAGCAATACTTTAAATACCCAAGGCTCAAGGTTTACAGTCCGCGGATCGGTGATTGAAAGTGAAACCCGAAAACCAATTGCAGATGTAAATATTGAAGTTAATGGTGGCGGATATGCCACAACCGATATCATGGGCGATTTCAGAATTGAAGTTCGAGAGGGTGACGAACTCACCATAAGACATAAAGATTTTGAAACCGTTTATTACACTATAAAAAGTAATGAGCGTATTGAAGTGCAAGTGGAAACCAATAAGGAAGATAGAGTATTATCAAAATACAGCAAACGATCTCGCAGTAATCCAGAATCCTTTAAATCACTTATAGATTCGGCTGATAATTATTTAAAAAAAGATGCTAGAAAAAGTATTCAGTTTATATCCGAAGCTTTAGCAGAAACAAACTCTTCAAAAGATAATAGTATTGCTTATGAAGCTTTAGGCGATGTTTATTTTTATTGGAAGCAATACGATTTGGCAGTTTCAGACTATAGAATAAGCCTGCAGAGTACAGAAACGAACGAGGTATCTTTGAAATTAGCAAACGCTTATAAACTCAATAAAAATTATCAAGAAAGTATTCAAACCTATAATGAGCTAGATAAAAAGGAACTCACTAATTGGCAATTAGTATCGCTTTACGAAGGCTTGGGCGATGTGTATTTGTTAACCAAAGATTTTAATAAGTCTATTGAAAATTATAAGGAAGGATTATACGTAGCACAAAGCCATTTAATTAAACCCAAAGAAACCGATTTAAACTCTAAAATAGCAAAGGCTTATAGCGCAAAAGGCGACTCGGAAAAAGCCAAAGGGTTTTTTTATAAGTCATTAGACTTAGCTAATAGCGAAAATAAAAAAAGAGCTGTTTCAGAAAAATTGAAAGTGGCAGATTTTCAAAATGATATTAGCGATTATTCCGAAGAAATTCAATTAAGAAAAGAAGCATTAAGCACTATCAATGAAATTGAAGTCGATTCGGTTTTCGATAATGAAAGTCCACTAACACCGCAAAAACAAAATTATAAAATTGGTAATGCGTATGCCTCCCAAGGCGATGTAGGAAATGCGATAAGTTATCTTGAAAGAAGTATTGAAGAAGCAGAAAGCAAGGAAGATTTAATTGTTAGAAAGGATGCTACTCGAAAACTATCTGAAGTTTATGAAACTGCAGAAGATTATGAGAAATCTTTAAAAGCTTTTCAGAATTATGTGGATTTAGTAGATCAGGTTTATGCGAAAAAAGAACAGCAAATATCACAGGCAGCTCGTTTTAGTAAAGAACTTGCGAGTAAACAAAACCGTATAACAAGTTTAGAAAGCGATCGTGAATTATCAGAAAGTAAATATCAACTCTCTACCGAACAAACTAAACGTCAAAAACTTATTATTTATTCATTAATTGGTGGTTTAGTTTTGCTTTTACTTGCTGCTTTTTTAATGTTCAAATATATAAAACAACAGCGTTTAGCGAATAATTTATTAGCTTTGAAAAGCTTGCGAAGCCAAATGAATCCTCATTTTATTTTTAATGCGCTTAATTCTGTAAATAGCTTTATAGCATCGAATGACGAGCGAACGGCAAATAAATATTTAACAGATTTCTCATTACTTATGCGTGCCGTTTTAGAAAATAGCGAACAAGATTTTATTCCGTTAGAAAAAGAAATTAAACTTTTAGAATTATACACTAAACTTGAACATTTTCGATTTAAAGACAAGTTTGATTATACCATAAAAGTGGATGAGAATATAAATGTAAACGATTTTGTAATTCCGCCTATGTTGTTGCAGCCTTATATAGAAAATGCTGTTTGGCATGGCTTACGCTATAAAAAAACAAAAGGAAATTTAGAAATTGCAATTGCGCAATCTAACCCAGATGAAATAACGATTAGCATTACGGATGATGGTATTGGTCGCGAAAAATCTAAAGCTTTAAAAACCGAGCATCAACAAAAGCAGAACTCCAAAGGGATGGGGAATATCAAAAAGCGAGTATCTATTTTAAATGCTATGTATAAAGATAAAGTAGATGTTTTGGTTAGTGATTTTCAAGATGAAGAAGATGCTGGAACTAAAGTTGTTGTTACATTGAAAAAAGATTAA
- a CDS encoding LytR/AlgR family response regulator transcription factor: MKLTAIIVEDEETSREILRNYLKKYCPNVVVLGEASNVEEALVLIRNNELDLVFLDVEMPYGNAFDLLDKVGDVNFETVFVTAYNHYAIEALNVHASYYLMKPISIDELIKAVDYVTEIKTKENALQDEILVPKTNSISGKITIPQLDGFEILNTADILYCKADDNYTEIYLNNDKKKVVSKTLKYFEEALANSSFSRVHKSYLVNVNEVVKYLKGKGGSVLLSNGKEIMVSASKKAQLLSYFK; the protein is encoded by the coding sequence ATGAAACTAACTGCGATAATCGTCGAAGACGAAGAAACTAGCCGAGAAATATTAAGAAATTATCTCAAAAAATATTGCCCAAACGTTGTTGTTTTAGGTGAGGCATCTAACGTTGAAGAAGCTTTGGTTTTAATCCGTAATAACGAATTAGATCTAGTATTTCTAGATGTAGAAATGCCATACGGAAATGCCTTCGATTTACTGGATAAGGTTGGCGATGTTAATTTCGAAACAGTATTTGTAACCGCATATAATCATTACGCAATCGAGGCATTAAACGTTCATGCAAGTTATTATTTAATGAAACCTATTTCTATTGATGAACTTATAAAAGCAGTCGATTACGTTACAGAAATAAAAACAAAAGAAAACGCTTTACAAGATGAAATTTTAGTTCCTAAAACAAATAGTATCAGTGGGAAAATCACCATTCCGCAACTCGATGGTTTCGAAATCCTAAACACAGCCGATATCCTATATTGCAAAGCCGATGATAATTACACCGAAATATATTTAAATAACGATAAAAAGAAAGTTGTTAGTAAAACCTTAAAATATTTCGAGGAAGCCTTGGCTAATTCTAGTTTTTCACGTGTACATAAATCGTATTTAGTAAACGTAAATGAAGTCGTGAAATACTTAAAAGGAAAGGGCGGAAGCGTCTTGCTTAGCAACGGAAAAGAAATTATGGTTTCTGCATCCAAAAAAGCGCAATTATTATCATATTTTAAATAA